From the Ilumatobacteraceae bacterium genome, the window TGATCTACCCGAAAGACCTGGCGCCGATCTGCATGCTCGCCGACATCGGACCCGGCATGAAGGTGTTCGAGACCGGCGTCGGCTCGGGTGCGCTGTCGATGACGATGCTGCGGTGGGGTGCCGACATCGTCGGGTACGAGGTGCGCGAGGACTTCGCGAACCGTGCCAAGGCGAACGTCCGCGAGTTCCTGGGCGAATCGGCCATGGAACGGTTCGACGTCCACATCGCCGACAGCTACGAGGGCATCGACGAATCCCACGGACCGTTCGACCGGGCCGTGCTCGACCTGCCGGAGCCCTGGCAGGTCATCCCGCATCTCGAGTCGGTGCTCGCGCCCGGCGGGGTCTGTCTCGCCTACACGCCGTCGATCACACAGGCGATGCAGGTCAGCGAGCAGTTCAAGGGCCGCTGGATCGATGTGCGCACCGTCGAGGTGCTGCACCGTGGCTGGAAGGTCGACGGTCAGGCGGTTCGGCCCGATCACCGAATGGTCGCCCACACGGCGTTCCTGACGGTGGCACGGTTCCTCGGCCAGGGCAACCGGGCGATGCGTACCGACCGCAAGATCGAACGCGTCCGTTGACCGGGCGCGCCAGGCGCGAAGTCAGCTCGGTGTGCGTCGGCGATAGGTGAGCGCGTGCTCGACGCACAGCCGGAGGCGGTCGAGTTGGAGGTCGTCGCCCGGCCGGAACAGGATGCCGCGGTTGCCGTCGTAGTCGAAGTCGTCGGGGAACGCCGCCCGGAAGTCGGGCACGACCGACGACTGGCAGTGGCAGAACAACCCGAACCGTTCGTCGTCATTGACCATCGCCAGTCGGACCGGCGTGCTCTCGTGCCGGTGCGCAGCGGTGTAGCTCGGTTGGCCCCACTTCAGTTCTTCGCGAACCGGTGCAGCACCCACCTCGTCGGCGACGTCGAAGACCAGCTGTCGCAGCCGGCGGAGCGCTGTGCGCTGGGGCTCTGGAGCAGCGTCGAAGGCCGCCTGGACCTCGGGAGCCGGCGAGTGTGCGGCTCCGGCACTCATGTGCCGCAGAACGTTCGGTAGCCGCGGTTGAAACCGTCGGGGGCCGGCTGCTCGTACTCGTCGCTGTCGGGCTGCGGTGTGTACGGGTCGGACACCACGTCGAGCAGTCGCTCGAACGGGGCGAGGTCACCGTCGGACACCGCCGCTTCGAGCGCGCGTTCGACCAGGTGGTTCCGCGGCACGTAGATCGGGTTGGCGCTGCGCATCGTGGTGGCGGCGTCGGGGGTGAGCCGGGCGCTCCAGCGATCGAGCCAGTCGGTGATCGAGCCGTCGAACAGGGCGGTGACGCCGACGCGGTGTTCCAGCGTGCCGTCGGCGGCCTCGGCCAGTCGGCGGAACGCCGTCGTGTGGTCGACGTGGTCGGCCTCCAGGAGTGCGAGCCACTCGGTGGCCAGGCGATGGTCGCCGTCGTGGGCTCCGGCGAGGCCGAGCTTCCGGCGCATGCCCGCGAGCCAGGCGTCGTCGTATCGGCCCTGGTAACGATCGAGCGCCTCGGTCGCGAGTCCGACCGCCCGGTCCTGATCGGCGTCGATCAGGGGGAGCAGGGCCTCGGCGAGACGGGCCATGTTCCACAGTCCGATCGTCGGCTGGTTGCCGTATGCGTATCGGCCGGCGTGGTCGATCGAGCTGAACACCGTGCGCGGATCGTGCGCATCCATGAACGCGCACGGTCCGTAGTCGATCGTCTCGCCGGAGATCGTGACGTTGTCGGTGTTCATCACGCCGTGGATGAACCCGAGATGCATCCACTGTGCGATCAGTGCCGCCTGTCGCCCGATGACCGCGTCGAGCAGCGCCAGCGGCGGGTTGGGAGCGTCGGAGAGATCGGGGTCGTGCCGGGCGATCGTGTAGTCGACGAGCCGACGCAGGCGATCGACGTCGCCGCGGGAGGAGAAGAACTGGAACGTGCCGACCCGGAGATGGCTGGATGCCACCCGTGCGAGGACCGAACCCGGCAGCATGCCGTCGCGTCGTACGAGATCGCCGGTGGTGGTGGCGGCGAGCGCTCGTGTGGTCGGCACCCCGAGTGCATGCATGGCCTCGCCCATCAGATACTCGCGGAGGATCGGGCCGAGCGCCGCCTTGCCGTCGCCGCCCCGCGAAAACGGCGTGCGGCCCGAACCCTTCAGGCTCAGGTCGTAGCGGTGGCCGGCCGGATCGACGATCTCGCCCAGCAGCACGGCGCGGCCGTCGCCGAGCTGCGGATTGAAGTTGCCGAACTGGTGCCCGGCGTACACCTGGGCGATCGGCTGCGCGTCGGTCGGTGCCGCTGCGCCGGCGAGCACCCGGACGGCATCGTCGGACCGGAGCCGTTCGGGGTCGAGGCCGAGTTCGGTCGCCAGCGCGGTGTTGAGCTGCACGAGTTCCGGCGCAGGAGCCTTGGTGGGTTCCCACGGCGCGCCGAATCCGACGAGTTCGTCGGCGTACGTGTGCTCCAACGGCAACCAGGCCATCTCGACCTCGGGCCGTGTCCGCTCGCTCGTCATGGCGTCACCCGCTCGGCCGCCGCCGTCCGTGTCGCTGAGAAGTGCGTGGTGAGCCCGAATTCGCGACACGGAGCCGTGTCGCATCGGCGAGCGTCGGCGGGCGCGCAACGGCCCGACGTCGCGGGACGTCGGGCCGTCGACATGAGATGGTTCAGCGAGCGCTCAGGGCTCGATGAAGATGCACTCGCCGGGGCACTCCTCGGCGGACTCGATGACGGCATCGAGCTGGCTGTCGGGGAACTCGGCGAGCCCCTCGGCGCCCTCGGGGTTGCCCTTCGCCTTGGCGAAGATCTTGTCGCCCTCGACCACATAGGCGAGGCCGTCGTCGAGCAGGGTGAACACGTCGGGGGCGATTTCTTCGCACAGACCGTCGCCGGTGCAGAGATCCTGGTCGATCCAGACCTTCATGTGATTTCGTGTCTCCTTGTGAGGGGATCGTGATACCCGGGCAGTTTACCCGGTGTCGTTCGTGGAAACATAGATGCTGGGAACGAGCCGAAGTCTCCGTGTAAGTTCCCGGACAACGGCACGACCACCCCGGGGAGGGCCTGTGGCAGATCCGACTCCAGACGACAGCGGCGACACCGGCGAGGCGCCGATCGGCGCGGACGTGGCAGCGCTCGAGGCGCAGGTCGCCGTGATGGTCGAAGAGGTCTCGCACCTCCGGTCACGGCTGGCCGACACACCCAATCGTGTGCGCTCGCTCGAGGAACGACTCCTCGAGACCAAGGGGCAGCTCGCCCAGGCGACCGCCCAGAACGAGAAGCTCAGCTACACGCTTCGCGAAGCGCGTGAGCACATCGCGTCACTCCGCGACGAGGTCGACAAGCTCACCCAGCCACCGAACGCCTACGGCGTCGTCGTCGGCAAGAACGACGACGGCACGGTCGACGTGCTCGCGAGCGGCCGCAAGATGAAGGTGCAGCTGCACCCCGACGTCGACCACGAGATGCTGGAGCTGGGCGCCGAGGTAGCGTTGAACGAGAGCTTCGCGGTGATCGAGGCTCGGCGACCCGAGTCGATCGGCGAGGTCGTCACCCTGAAGGAGGTGATGGACGACGGCATCCGCGCCATCGTCGTCGGCCGCGCCGACGAGGAGCGCGTGTGCGAGCTCGCCACCGTCCTGCGTGGTCACCGGCTCCGCAACGGCGACATGATGCGGCTCGACCCGCGCTCGAACATGCTGCTCGAGAAGCTGCCGCGGCCCGAGGTCGAAGATCTCCTGCTCGAGGAGGTGCCCGACATCTCCTACGAGGACATCGGAGGTCTCGACACCCAGATCGAGGCGATCGCCGACGCGGTCGAGCTGCCGTTCCTGCACCAGGAACTCTTCGCCGAACACCGGCTGCCGGCACCGAAGGGCATCTTGCTGTACGGGCCGCCCGGGTGCGGTAAGACCCTGATCGCGAAGGCCGTCGCGAACAGCCTGGCCAAGAAGGTCGCCGAGACGATGGGCGAAGGCAAAGGGCGCTCGTACTTCATCAACATCAAGGGCCCTGAGCTGCTCAACAAGTACGTCGGCGAGACCGAGCGCCAGATCCGGCTGGTCTTTCAGCGGGCGCGCGAGAAGAGCGAGGAGGGCTGGCCGGTCATCGTCTTCTTCGACGAGATGGACTCGATGTTCCGGACCCGCGGCTCGGGCATCAGTTCCGACATGGAGTCGACCATCGTGCCGCAGTTGCTGGCCGAGATCGACGGGGTCGAGGGCCTCCGCAACGTGATCGTGATCGGTGCGACCAACCGCGAAGATCTGATCGACCCCGCCATCCTGCGGCCCGGTCGACTCGACGTCAAGATCAAGATCGAGCGTCCGAATGCGGTGGCCGCACGGCAGATCTTCGCGAGGTATCTCACCGACGAGATCCCGATCGCCGCCGCGGAGTCGGTGCCCGAGATGATCGATGCGACGGTCGACGAGATGTATCGCGACGACGACGCGAACCGGTTCCTCGAAGTGACCTACCAGAACGGCGACAAGGAGGTCCTGTATTACAAGGACTTCTCGTCGGGGGCCATGATCGAGAACATCGTGCGCCGTGCCAAGAAGCTGGCGATCAAGCGGGTCATCGGCGGCGGCGATCGAGGCGTGTGCACCGCCGACCTGGTCGCGTCGATCAAGCAGGAGTACAAGGAGCACGAGGACCTGCCGAACACGACGAACCCCGACGACTGGGCCAAGATCTCCGGCAAGAAGGGCGAGCGGATCGTGTTCATCCGCACGCTCGTCTCCGAAGAGACCGATTCGGGTCCGATGGGCGGTCGCACGATCGAGCGCACCCAGACCGGCCAGTACCTCTGATCAGCGGTGCCGCCGATCACCCTGAGGTTGTCCTGGCGGAGTTGGGTGAAGGCCGCCGTCGCGTCCGTCGCGACGTTCGCCGCCGGGGCGACGAGCCTGACCGCCGGCGTCGCGTGGGCGGTTCGGCTCCCCGCGACCGTCCTGTTCGTGGTCGGCCTCTACTGGTTGCTCGACCTGATCATCTTCACCTCGTCCTGGCGGGTCACCGCCGATGCGGTCAAGATCCCCACGCTCGCACAGCGTCGGCGACAGGTGTCCGGGGCCGACCTCACCGTCGAGTTCGTCGCTCGGAGGTTCTCGGCGGTCCGGATCAGCGGCTCGAACGGTGAGCGCGACCTGATGACGAACCCGATCGTCAGCGACCGCGACGTCCGCCGGTGGTTCGAACGAATGGCCGACTGATCAGCGCAGCGCCGCGTCGATGAGTTCGAGGCTGCGCACACGATCGGCGACGTCGTAGGTCGCTGCGGTGAGCATGAACTCGTCGGCCTTGGTGCGGGTCCGGAGTGCACGGAGACCCTCGGCGACCCGCTCGGCCGACCCGATCAGCTGGTCGGTCGGCATTCGACGCGCCGCATCGGCGTCGGGATGCTCGGCGGCGGCCTCCGGCGTGACGAGGGGGTGCCGGCGGTTGGTCCGAATCCCCAGGCGGAGGATCCGTCCGGGCAACCCGATCCGCTCGGCCTCGACGTCGGTGTCGGCGGCCAGGGCCCCGACGCCCACGATCAGGTACGGCTCGTCGAGGACGGGCGACGGTGTGAAGTGGTCGCGATACAGCTGCGTGGCGACGTCGGTCGCTCCCGTGTCGAAGTGATGGGCGTACGCGAACGGCAGGCCGAGCATGCCGGCGAGCTGGGCGCTGAACCCCGACGAACCGAGCAGCGCGATCATCGGCGACGACGTCAGCACCGGTGTGGCCCGGAACCGGGTCCACATCCCGTCCTCACGGCGACGGTCGCCGAGCATGCCCATCACCTCGATCAGATCTTGCGGGAACTGCTCGACGCTCTGGTGCGGCGGCCGCCCGAAGGCCGAGGCGGTCATCGGGTCGGTCCCCGGAGCGCGTCCGATGCCGAGGTCGATGCGGTCGGGATGGAGCGCCTCGAGCAGCCCGAACTGTTCGGCGATCGCCAGGGGAGCGTGGTTGGGCAGCATGACGCCACCCGAGCCCACCCGGATCTGCTGGGTGGAGGCGGCGAGGTGGGCGATCAGCACGCTCGGTGACGTGCTCGCGACCGTGGCCATGTTGTGGTGTTCGGCCACCCAGAACCGGACGAAGCCGAGCCGGTCGGCCGCACGGGCGAGTTCGGTCGTGTCGTGCAGTGCCTCGCCGGACGTACCACCTTCGCGGACGACGGAGAGATCGAGGACGGACAGGGGGATCACGGGATCCACGTTACGGCGACGCCGTTCAGAACTCGCCGGTGGGCACCATGTCGGTCGGCACACCGGGGGCGCCCTCGCTGAGGATCCAATCGCCGCCGTCGGAGGCGAGCAGGTATTGCGAGTAGCGCGACGGGCAGCAATTCGGCTCGTCGGGATCGGACACCGCGGTGTAGATCCACACGCCGAGGTTCGCTTCGGTGGAGGCGATGCCCCGGTCGGCCCCGGGCACGTGGGCGACGACCGACGGGTTGCCACCGATCGCGTCGATGACGTCGATGTCGAGGTAGCCGCCGGTTCCCTCGGAGCGGATGCCCGAGATCAGTTCTTCGTTCGGACCGCCGTCGATGTCGGCGGCCCGCAGGACGACCGACGACCAGGTGCCGGCGGACGGTTCGAGCAGGCGGAGACGGGGGACCCACTGGGACGAGCCGGTCTCCTGCCACACCACGGCGAAGAAGCGGTCGGTGGCGCCCTTGGTGACGGTCCAGATGCGGCGACCGCCGAGGGCGTTCCACTCTCCGCACGCCGAGTAGCCGGTGGCGCCCATCGCCTCGTAGAAACCCAGGCAGTTCACGCCGTCGCTGGTGACCTCGGGGTCACCTTCCTCGACACCCTCGATCCACGCCGAGGCGCTCGGATCGGTCGCCGACGCAGGTGCCGCGGTCGTGGTCGTCGTCGTGGCGGGTGGTGCCACGGTGGTCGCGGCCGTGGTGGTGGTCGTGGTGGTGGTCGTGGTGGCGGTCGTGGTGGCGGTCGTGGTGGTGGATTCCGGGGCGGCGGTCGTGGTCGGGACGATGGTGGTCGTGGGCGGGGGAACGGTGGTCGCCTCCGACGTCGTCGGATCGGCTGCGGCCGTCGTGGGGGTCGCGACGATCGTCGTCGTGGTCGCCTCGGGCACCGTCGGGAGCGCGGCCGGTTCGGACGCTCGGGCGCACGCCGAGAGTGTCACGGCGGCGGCGAGGCCGACGAGCGTGGTGCGGCGTGTGAACGAGAACGGTGATGGCATGTCGATGGCTCCTCGGTGTGTGTCGATGCCGGTCCAGAGCACGATGCGACGACCTTCTCACAGTTTTTTGCGGATCGCCTCGGTTTTCGGGACGCCGGCGCACCACGCTGCCGGGCCGGGCGGCAGTAGGGTCGCGTCATGGCGATCCGGAAGGTTTGCGGCATCGAGACCGAGTACGGCATCGTCGTGCGCGGCGCCGACAACAACCCGGTCACCGCCTCGTCGCTCCTCATTAAC encodes:
- a CDS encoding tRNA (adenine-N1)-methyltransferase, translated to MNALAAGDRVMLLDAKKRRYLLTLQDGGEFHTHAGFVPHDEIIGNNDGVIVNSTKGAEYTVLRPTLEDYVLEMPRGAQVIYPKDLAPICMLADIGPGMKVFETGVGSGALSMTMLRWGADIVGYEVREDFANRAKANVREFLGESAMERFDVHIADSYEGIDESHGPFDRAVLDLPEPWQVIPHLESVLAPGGVCLAYTPSITQAMQVSEQFKGRWIDVRTVEVLHRGWKVDGQAVRPDHRMVAHTAFLTVARFLGQGNRAMRTDRKIERVR
- a CDS encoding DUF1801 domain-containing protein — protein: MSAGAAHSPAPEVQAAFDAAPEPQRTALRRLRQLVFDVADEVGAAPVREELKWGQPSYTAAHRHESTPVRLAMVNDDERFGLFCHCQSSVVPDFRAAFPDDFDYDGNRGILFRPGDDLQLDRLRLCVEHALTYRRRTPS
- a CDS encoding YdiU family protein, which translates into the protein MTSERTRPEVEMAWLPLEHTYADELVGFGAPWEPTKAPAPELVQLNTALATELGLDPERLRSDDAVRVLAGAAAPTDAQPIAQVYAGHQFGNFNPQLGDGRAVLLGEIVDPAGHRYDLSLKGSGRTPFSRGGDGKAALGPILREYLMGEAMHALGVPTTRALAATTTGDLVRRDGMLPGSVLARVASSHLRVGTFQFFSSRGDVDRLRRLVDYTIARHDPDLSDAPNPPLALLDAVIGRQAALIAQWMHLGFIHGVMNTDNVTISGETIDYGPCAFMDAHDPRTVFSSIDHAGRYAYGNQPTIGLWNMARLAEALLPLIDADQDRAVGLATEALDRYQGRYDDAWLAGMRRKLGLAGAHDGDHRLATEWLALLEADHVDHTTAFRRLAEAADGTLEHRVGVTALFDGSITDWLDRWSARLTPDAATTMRSANPIYVPRNHLVERALEAAVSDGDLAPFERLLDVVSDPYTPQPDSDEYEQPAPDGFNRGYRTFCGT
- a CDS encoding ferredoxin codes for the protein MKVWIDQDLCTGDGLCEEIAPDVFTLLDDGLAYVVEGDKIFAKAKGNPEGAEGLAEFPDSQLDAVIESAEECPGECIFIEP
- the arc gene encoding proteasome ATPase, yielding MADPTPDDSGDTGEAPIGADVAALEAQVAVMVEEVSHLRSRLADTPNRVRSLEERLLETKGQLAQATAQNEKLSYTLREAREHIASLRDEVDKLTQPPNAYGVVVGKNDDGTVDVLASGRKMKVQLHPDVDHEMLELGAEVALNESFAVIEARRPESIGEVVTLKEVMDDGIRAIVVGRADEERVCELATVLRGHRLRNGDMMRLDPRSNMLLEKLPRPEVEDLLLEEVPDISYEDIGGLDTQIEAIADAVELPFLHQELFAEHRLPAPKGILLYGPPGCGKTLIAKAVANSLAKKVAETMGEGKGRSYFINIKGPELLNKYVGETERQIRLVFQRAREKSEEGWPVIVFFDEMDSMFRTRGSGISSDMESTIVPQLLAEIDGVEGLRNVIVIGATNREDLIDPAILRPGRLDVKIKIERPNAVAARQIFARYLTDEIPIAAAESVPEMIDATVDEMYRDDDANRFLEVTYQNGDKEVLYYKDFSSGAMIENIVRRAKKLAIKRVIGGGDRGVCTADLVASIKQEYKEHEDLPNTTNPDDWAKISGKKGERIVFIRTLVSEETDSGPMGGRTIERTQTGQYL
- a CDS encoding LLM class flavin-dependent oxidoreductase; its protein translation is MIPLSVLDLSVVREGGTSGEALHDTTELARAADRLGFVRFWVAEHHNMATVASTSPSVLIAHLAASTQQIRVGSGGVMLPNHAPLAIAEQFGLLEALHPDRIDLGIGRAPGTDPMTASAFGRPPHQSVEQFPQDLIEVMGMLGDRRREDGMWTRFRATPVLTSSPMIALLGSSGFSAQLAGMLGLPFAYAHHFDTGATDVATQLYRDHFTPSPVLDEPYLIVGVGALAADTDVEAERIGLPGRILRLGIRTNRRHPLVTPEAAAEHPDADAARRMPTDQLIGSAERVAEGLRALRTRTKADEFMLTAATYDVADRVRSLELIDAALR